The Ailuropoda melanoleuca isolate Jingjing chromosome 4, ASM200744v2, whole genome shotgun sequence region TCTGTCATTGATCTGCAGGCTCACCTGCCATGGCCACTTCCGCTCTGCGGCGGGCAGTCCGCCGACTATCCTCATGGACCTCTGGCCGCACCCTGCAGCaggtcaggggagggaggagctgaCAGGAACGCCGCTGCCAGCACCACCCGCAGAGCCGGCTGATGCTCAGAAGCCTCAGGACCCTCAAGGCAAGGCCCTGTCCCTTCAGACCCGCCACCCCACCCCGGGGGCAGCCCTGTGTCCCCTGAGGCTCCTCGGAGAATGGCCACGCGTCCCCTCCGAGCTCAAGCGCTGGGTTGGGGCCCCTCCGACCCCCCAACTCCCCTGAGAAAAACCATCTCCGCATGAGACTCTCCCCCAGAGCAGGGTCCCGGCCCCCTCGGCCCCCTCGGCCCCCTCGGCCCCCTCNNNNNNNNNNNNNNNNNNNNNNNNNNNNNNNNNNNNNNNNNNNNNNNNNNNNNNNNNNNNNNNNNNNNNNNNNNNNNNNNNNNNNNNNNNNNNNNNNNNNCAACGTGGGCTTCCTCTTACCAAAGCGGATATAGCTGCAGTTGCTGAATGTCCAATCTGTCAGCATCCAAGGTCAAGGCCAAACCCCTGAAATGCTACATCCCTGAAGGAAACCAACCAGCTCTTTGGTGGCAAGATGATTATATCGATTTCTTTCCACCCTGGAGGGCTAACAATTCATTCTTACTGGGATTAGTGCATTTCAGTACTCTGTAGTACCGTGTTATGCGGATCCCAAGACGATAAGTCAGACACTCCGTGAGACCACTGATAATGGTGCTGGCAAAGGCATTATAGGCAGACAACACTTTCCAGCTTTCCAATAATTAAATACTTTTGTGACAACAGTAGTGATATaagtaaatgtgatttttttatattgattgtgTAATGAAACAtgtcaacatttggaaaatcTACAGTGAGCCAATATTTTCCGAAGattttacaaaattatgtatGGCTACAAGATCCATTCAAAGTGAAAGCCCAATACATTTTAATGGAATGAGTACAAAAGTTGAAAAAGGTTCATATTCTACAttgtgagaaatttaaaaatgggaagtcTTTAATATTTCCTAACAATGCTACCATTTCTGGCACCCACCTCATGTCTTGGTACAGACCAGTTTCCATCtgatatcattttctttcaacCTGAAGAACTTCAGAATCTCTTGAAGTCCAGGCAGGAATTCTCTCAGCCTTTGTTTTTAGAAGTCTTTACtaatttcatatttgaaagatattttcatttgatgCAGAATTCTCTGctgatttactttatttcttttaacacttGAAGATGACCCTCTCTCTACTATCTTCTAACTTGCATTGTGTCTGGAGAGAAGTCTGcagtcattcttatttttttttttaacacttgaaGAGACCCTCTCTCTACTATCTTCTAACTTGCATTGTGTCTGAAGTCtgcagtcattctttttttttaagatttttttatttttaagtaatctctacacccaacgtggggctcaaacccagaatcccaagaacaagagtcatgtgctccaccgaccaagccagccaggcaccctgatcaTTCTTATCTTTGCTCCTCTGTATATAATGTCTTTTTCCCAGCTGCTTTTAAACTCCATCCCTGAGTTTTGAATAACAATTCAATTACCGTGTTCTGcaatgtggttttctttgtgtttacttGGGGTCCGTTGTGCTTCCTAAACCtgtggcttttcatttttaatcaaatttggaaattttcagaaattatttgaattatttgaaaagtttttgaagaatattatttcttcagatatttctcTCCcactattttcttccattcttctatACTCTAATTTCTCAGGTAAGACCACGTGATATCATTCCATAGGTCAAATCATCAGGgtccaataatttttttcaatcttttcttaTCTATGCTTCAGTTTGGATGGTTTATATTGCTGTGCCTTcgatttcattaatattttcctctGCAGTATCTAATCTGTGGTTAGACCCATCCAGTGAATTTCTCACTGCAGGCagtgtatttttcagctctaacAGTTCCATTTAGctctttctttatattctcttctagtcacattcatgttttcttttaaatccttgagcaaatttagaatattaatagcaggtgttttattaatttttttaagattttatttattttagaaagaaagagtgtGAGAATgggagtgtgtgagcaggggaggggcagagggggagggagagaatctcaaacagagtTCATGCTGAGCTCAAAGCCCACCctggggactccatcccaggacgatgagattatgacctcagcagaaaccaagagttggatgcttaaccgaatgagccatccaggcaccccaataacaggtgttttaaagttcttatctactatttctgtatctgtttctatTGACTGGCTTACCTCTTAGTTATAGGTCtagtaatttttaatgaatgCTGAACACTATTAGTGTTACACCGTTGACTGCTTGaattgtatttcctttctttaaggAGTGTGGAAATTTGGCAGGTAACTAAATTACTTGCAGTTCACCTTGGTCCATTCAAAGTTggtttttaagctttgttaggatGAGTCTAGAATAGCCTTTATTCTAGGACTACCTCCACCTTAATACTAAGGCTTGAGCCTGATGGAATCTCTACTGATTGTCTGAGTACTCAGTGAGGTCCTTCCTCTCTGGAGGGATGAAACTTGAATCTCCCAGAGCTGTGTGAGCTCTGTGAGCTGTTCACCGTATAGCACCCTAGCAGTTGTTCTCTGCCTAGCCTCCTGGAAAGGCAACCTATGTGTGTGCGGATTAGTATTCAGCCAAAGACTGAAGGGAGAGTTCTGCAGATTTCTGGAGTTGTTTCTCTGCATATCTCCATCCTGAAcagcagggatcagcaaacttgcTCTGTAGAagacagacagtaaatattttaagctgtgCAGGTCCACATGGACTCTGCCATATAATCGTTTTAAAAAGCGATTCTTTAAACTGTGTAAATCATTCTTAGTTCTATACAAAAGCAGGCTGTATCTGGAAATGGCCCACAAACCATAGTATGGTAAGCCCTGCTCTTCAGGATTCTGACCTGCAAACTCCAGATGCCTACTCTTCCTGAGCTCCAGTCTGTCTCCTTAACTTAGTGATATCATTGCGCTCTGTTTGGGTTCCCCTCCCTGTGCCATGTGAAAATTGCCTCCATTTAGGAAGCCAGGACAATTGTAGGGTTCATCTCACCTATTGCCCTTCTTTCTAGAGTCATAGTCCTACATTGTCGGACAATGCTCTTAACAACGATAGTTTTCCAGAAAAGCAGAACAACCCGTTTTCTATGTATTCTATTGGTGTATTTTCACGATGAGTAACTCCGCTTCATTGTGTGTCTTTTGAATTACCTGTGTCATCTGCGAGAGTTATGACCTTGGATGTcaagtaaatgtatttttcttaattcataATGCTAGCTTTCAAACTAATTTTACCAAACTACACTCCCACCATCAGTATATGAGTCTTTCTGTTAATCTCCACTCTTCCCAACACTCATTGCCACAGTTCTGTTTTTTCCCACATGGTGGGCATAAAATTATATCTTGGTaaggttttaatttacatttccctggagtatattttcatatctttCCCAGCCATTTGTGCTGTCTTTCTGTAAAATGTTTGTAACACCTGCccaattttatatttagattgcTTTTGAAGTACTcctttttgaggtttttttttaatgcatgctAATCCTTTGTTGGTAATGCGTGCTCCAAATATCATTTTACAATCCTGATTTGTCTTTTCACCTTATTACATCTTTTGATGAATAAAAGTTCATAGTTTTAACAGAAAGAgcaatctttttctttatcatttatgcTTTTTGTGTCTGCTTTTAAGAAAGAAGCcttccctaggggcgcctgggtggctcagtcgattgggcgtctgctttctgctcaggtcatgatcccagaatcccagggtcgagccccacattgggctccccactcagtggggagtgtgcttctcctctgaccctcccccttctcatgctctctctctcaaataaataaataaaatcttattaaaaaagcTTTCCCTATCCTGAGGTCTTAAAGATACggtcctgtgttttcttctaaaagttttaaagttttgtttttcatgttttgtcttttacccacatatttttttgtttttagtgagaTAGGAAttcagttttggggcacctgggtggctcagtcgttaagtgtctgcctttcggctcagggagtgatcccggcgttctgggatcgagccccacatcaggctcctccgctatgagcctgcttcttcctctccctctccccctgctgtgttccctctctcactgactgtctctctctctgtcaaataaatgaataaaatctttttaaaaaaaaaaggaattcagtttcatttattttccgtTTAACCATTTATCCCAGCACCATGTACTGAATGgcccattcctttttttattaaagtatagttgacacatgcTTGATTACTAGAGCTTTTGAGCATCAGTATGTGATAGAATATATTCTCCCACACCTACTTCTTCTTCATTAGAGTTTTGGCTATTCTTGGTACTCCATATAAACTTAAGGAAAAGTTTGACAATANNNNNNNNNNNNNNNNNNNNNNNNNNNNNNNNNNNNNNNNNNNNNNNNNNNNNNNNNNNNNNNNNNNNNNNNNNNNNNNNNNNNNNNNNNNNNNNNNNNNTGTGTGATAGGTATGATGTCTAGGTGGCAGGGTTGTGACGGGGGTGAACAGAGCTCCTGTGGCTCACACAGGAAGTGCCACAGAGGAGGAACTCCATAAAGGAACTTAGAGTGTTAGCACGACCCCCCCCCAACTTCCCCACACCTTGGTGGGGCCCCCAGGCAGCACAGGCAGCTCCCTTTAGAAGGAGTGGGCCAGGCCAGCTCAGGGGAGCCCTGAGGGGTTCTCCCCATGAATCTCCTTAACTAAGGAGCGAAGGGAGGAGATGGCAgttcccccaggccctggcacttGGGAACAAGGAAGCGTGGAGGGGACATCCTCCATGTGGAGGTGGAAAAGGGTCCACGAAGTTACCTGACAAGAATCCTTTCCAGCTTCCTTATAGCCACAGAGCATCCCTTCCAGTACTATATTCCTCTTCGTTGTCATGGCCTTCTGAATCAACTCATTACACTTTTCATGGTGGATGATGTCTTGGTCGACCTCATGGAGAACAGCTGTGATGAGGCCGCCGCCTACAAGGGAGGAAACTCAGCAGGGGGTGGCTGTGCACAGGGGGACAGCACGCCCCTCAGCACCTAGAATCCCCTTTGAAAAAGGCAGGGCAGTGGGTATTGTCCCCGTTTGACACTGGAGGAAACGGAGGCCCAAACCAGACATGGGGACAAAAGGAGGTAAGAACTAAAATCCAGAGAGCATAAAGACGAACCAGTCCGGACAGGTGGAGGGCAAGGCCTTACCAGCCGGAGAAATGCTAATCAAGCCTCCGTCACGCTGAGTACCCACAGTCGTAGCGACAGGGATCCCGTGCGTCAGGAGCATGTCTTTACTTTTGAGCACATTCACAGACTCTCGAATGGGTAATGCCCCAAAGTTACCAATCCAGCCTCTTCCCCGAGCTAGGAGGCCCTCCAGCCTCCTCAGCAGAGACCTTCGCGCTCTGCCTCCACCCGAAAGGACGGGAAGCTCCCTGACAAGCAAGGCCAGTACTTGCTCTGACTGGCAAACAACCCATCAGCTGCTGAGCAGAAATCCACCCTGGATAGAACTCCAAAGCCTCTGGCTCCATCCCCCAGAACCTAAAAATACCCCCAAACCAACCAGGCACAGTCCCTCACACATCTGCAGAAAGAGACTTCGCCCAGCTATTTCTTCTCCTGAGAGCAGCTCCAGTTCCCAGGCCCCGCGCCTTTCCTAAACGGCTACCAAGAAATATTTGTGCTGCAACAAAAGACCTCAACCAATTTCTAGGCTCAAGCCAATCAGGAGCCATTACCTTGGCGGCTGCTAAACTTGAggcccccttccccctctgccagGCAGTCTGCCAGGCTTGTCCCTCTCTTTAGCCTTTTTGCCTTCTTCAGGGTTGGGCTGCCTCCCTCTTCCTGAGTATGCTACCTGCCTCCCAGTCTCACCATATTCTTCTTTTCTGCCCCATCCGGTCACCCAGCACGTGGTCCCAGCTTCCACTCGGAAAGTCTTCTGAGGGATGCATATCGGCTGGATGGTCATGGTGAAGTTTACAGGGTACAGGAGCTGGAGAAGGGCAAGGTCCTTTTGAATGATTCCAACTACTGAGAGCTGAGGGTGGATGATGATGTTCCGGACAGGGACCACCACACTGGTGATCTCCCTATGGACACTCCGATCTCCCATCTTGACACTGTAGCGGAATCGGCTGTGGGAGAGAGGGCATCCGCCTCATAGCGACCTTGGGAAGCATCCCTTGTGCCTTTTCCGCACATTGCAGATGCTTCCCAGCCAGGCGCCAACCTCCCCCACCGCTCTTTCTACCACCCTATCACCAAACAGCCCTCCTTAACGACTGTCAACATTGGTTTGCTCATCCTAACAATTGCTTTTGTTCCCCAGATTAGTATTCCTAGTAATGAGAGGACCAGTGCAGAATCCGGcccgtttttattttttttatttttttttatttttaaagatttttattaattaattaattaatttatttatttatttatttgacagagatagagaNtatttatttattaattaattaatttatttatttatttatttatttgacagagatagagacagccagcgagagagagaacacaagcagggggagtgggagaggaagaagcaggctcatagcagaggagcctgatgcggggctcgataccataacgctgggatcacgccctgagccgaaggcagacgcttaaccgctatgccacccaggcgccccccggccCGTTTttagtgtgtgtgcgtgctttgGCTGGGTTgagttgggttgggttgggttgggtttgggttttgtcaAGTTGCCAGGGCGTCAGAACCTAATGGGTATTTGAGGAGAGCGGGGATGGCTTCAGAACTCTGTCTCCACTTGTCACTCCTCACCTTAAAATACAGTGGCCGGCAGTCAGCACCCACTGCTGTGTGATGAGGGAGCCTCCGCACACGTGTTTCTCGTTGATCCGCACGCTCACCTGCCAAGGCCACTTCCCTTCTTCGGCCTCCTTTCCTCCCAAGATTTTCGCAATTACTTGGCCACACCCTGGGGTGAGAACAGCGTGAGAGGAAGAACCTCAAAGAAACAGAGCCCGAGCTTCCCAGGAGagcaccaggtgcccctcagacaGCGGGGGGGAAGGCCACGGCCTCTTAGACTCCAGGGCCGTGCTGCCGAGTCCCCAGGCCCTGGACCCGCAGACCTCCAAGCCCGCATGGCATCCGGCTCAGACTCCACAGTGGGGCTTCATTCCTCAGACCCTCGGGGCTCCCCTAGACTCCCCCGGAGCACCGGCTCCCACTTGCAGGCCTCAGCCCCCCTCGAGGATCCCAACGCCAGGCGTCACCTGGGATCAGTTCCACCAACTGGGAGAGTATGTCAGGCTCTTGGGGCCCGGGGGTCGCGGAtggtccctctgccctccccacgcTCACGCCGGGGCCCTCGCGGTCGCCTCCCGAGGATGACGCGGAGGTGGGCGCCGGGAAGGGTGGAGGTGGCAAGGACCCACCCTGCGCCCCACCCCGCCAGGGCTGGAGGAGCAGGACCCAgagcaggaggcccagggagcCGCCGCCCCGGGACGCCATGGGCCCACCCCCGCTTCCGCGGCGCCTTTTGCGGTGGCAGGTGGACGGGTCCGCGCAGGCGCGTGAGTGCCAGAAATAGCGGCCCCTCGCGCCGGGGCCTAAGTGCGAAACCCCGAGCCGTCAGGTTcacggggggggggaggggggggcctCGCTCGGCTCCGAGTCCCGCTCAACCCCGCCCAGCCCGGAGGGGTCAGGGTGCCTCCGAGGAAACTGCCCTTGATAGGGACCTTCCAGTTCCAGGGACACTGCCTGATGTCCCTGCCCCTTCTGGGGCGGCCCCTGGGCTGCAGCTGTTGAGGCTCGGCGGCCAGGGCATTACCCGAGGAGACTTGATTCTCCATACTGGTTCCTCGGCTCAGGGCTTCACCCACCAGACCgagatttgggggtggggcctcTACAGATGAAGTAGCTTAGACAAAGGAGGAGGCTGCTATTCTATTTCAGTAATAGTGGCGCCTTAAAAAGTTAGCGACCACCAAAGATACCCGCAAGTCAGTC contains the following coding sequences:
- the PRSS42P gene encoding serine protease 42 codes for the protein MASRGGGSLGLLLWVLLLQPWRGGAQGCGQVIAKILGGKEAEEGKWPWQVSVRINEKHVCGGSLITQQWVLTAGHCILSRFRYSVKMGDRSVHREITSVVVPVRNIIIHPQLSVVGIIQKDLALLQLLYPVNFTMTIQPICIPQKTFRVEAGTTCWVTGWGRKEEYGGGLITAVLHEVDQDIIHHEKCNELIQKAMTTKRNIVLEGMLCGYKEAGKDSCQGDSGGPLVCELNATWVQVGIVSWGIGCGRKNYPGVYTEVSFYKDWVIGQLSQARSWDSAGFLPLLCLLLPLGVLVAP